One genomic region from Thermoleptolyngbya sichuanensis A183 encodes:
- a CDS encoding cytochrome c oxidase subunit 3: MTDATAPTGAAIAPEITAEAQAHDHAHPDLRVWGLLTFLISESLMFGGFFAAYLMVRGAASHWPPEGTEVELLLPTINTIILVSSSFVIHLGDVAIKKNDVNGLRKWYIVTALMGAVFLAGQAYEYATLGYGLKTNIFANCFYLMTGFHGLHVFIGLVLILGVLWRSRRAGHYSDHKHTGVEMAEIYWHFVDIIWIILFALLYILTQFS, translated from the coding sequence ATGACTGACGCAACTGCACCCACCGGAGCGGCGATCGCCCCCGAAATTACTGCCGAGGCTCAGGCCCATGACCACGCGCATCCCGATTTGCGAGTTTGGGGGCTGCTGACGTTCCTAATTTCCGAATCGCTGATGTTTGGCGGATTTTTTGCCGCTTACTTGATGGTACGCGGGGCCGCAAGCCACTGGCCGCCGGAGGGAACCGAGGTGGAACTGCTGCTGCCAACGATCAACACCATCATTCTGGTGTCGAGCAGCTTTGTGATTCACCTGGGCGATGTCGCTATCAAGAAAAACGACGTGAACGGTCTGCGGAAGTGGTACATTGTCACAGCGCTGATGGGCGCAGTCTTCCTTGCAGGACAGGCCTATGAGTATGCAACGCTGGGCTATGGCCTCAAGACGAATATCTTTGCCAATTGCTTTTACCTGATGACGGGCTTTCACGGGCTGCACGTCTTCATTGGGCTGGTGCTAATTTTAGGCGTGTTGTGGCGATCGCGCCGCGCGGGTCACTATTCCGACCACAAGCACACAGGCGTTGAAATGGCGGAAATTTACTGGCACTTTGTGGATATTATCTGGATCATCCTGTTTGCGCTGCTTTATATCCTGACGCAGTTTTCCTAG
- a CDS encoding substrate-binding domain-containing protein — MLLGIMPANAADLQTVASKPATLIRIDGARDLLSLNRALKQQLEAESPDLTVEVQSNGTDAGLAALKRGEVDLVAVGRSLTPDELAQGFKTLWLDQAQIAVIVSEDNPFKGHLTVQQFEQILRGDITNWTQVGGPDRPIRLIDRPPTSETRAALQQYGLVPPDALPETVNRVLLKTDDTAEVIAKLGKDGIGYAIASQLTQQTKARVVKLAVPQEVLPMDARYPLEQVGAIAYRPGSPAAAVAQNLTTSPDGQALLSEAKRAIALEAGKRKTVAIAPGEVVPGGRGIGSLLKWVLLPLLVLGGLLTLVQAVLARQARQRNQALSAAEQAVSLGRSPDSTPTRPAATAAKTRTNSAQVRIPNDTAWTSVSDAVVIEGSDVELEPESTEEQSDDTGVPQTDDQSESIDSKFGTVELLGSESNLEPESELFLESNTDTKATDIDTVDAEAIDAEAIDAEVTHEIEDKPEPESEAITETNVELPAENTLPAEGDRPLLVAEPERMEERENESNTPVDEPTGEFTAEDVQTALVTGLALSQALTGEPKQTPSLIETLRSEKQTLELEIETLRSRLQDADTRRSELEAALETAHAEQSDRTADLDELRQTLAGVIQEKDSYWQALSGFYAAFVGESLNPGERVDFAQLRPQIEHRQADLAALHDQLETSQREREAIAADLEAASAELRQVNAERNELTNQIVLLQRELEAQRNSETAAEEETQSLQALLQSAQAEKTDLDVQLDNLRSQFERIQAERNDVEGELISLRSRLTELEGLETELRTELETARSQTENAEAAVSETENALLALRLELDAEKATRSELDAEVTLLRASVAESTRVRAEEEAARAELLSEANALTAERDALGDELATFRTRVEDLQRELEAAQDAHAAELVTLRAQLDAFVEEQTAAQQATAADLEDLQARLNHLIEERDALDLELATVRSQLSDATAAGETGAQELTELRTQLEAIAAEREAVILQLATLQTRFDETVQERDALAANLADLNTQVADKTAAQETLESELAALRTQFGNVTEERDEFITQLDELQAHLDKIAEQRSAFEAELTALRPQMQNLTAERDAFEAEIVQLQAQLDEMTQERDRREAELSTLHSQINDITLEKDTFEAEIATLRARLDELEQERNTFEADLTALQVQFDEFESGREALESEVNTLRTQLKEVRDEAQGAKVALESELGVLREQLAQVTQERNEFEAELASAQTHQEEIVQEHDQERLALQERIATLQEHLATANSDRTTIETELVALRTQLEDTEAEWRSRVQTLEAESETLRQAQAETQAQREALQAERDTLTAQLAEVRLQLEALPLALTAETGATGARTTGARVTGAIALSDADTSSIATESPDREVVQATGQIADIRRDPLRDINGIGPIYEQKLFNAGIYTFADLAALTPAQVQEIIRPAAWQQIFPALWIEEAARFAQGVDIPADTDHDPLRDINGIGPVYEQKLFDGGIFTFGDLATATPEQLQTLIQPESWQRFDPEAWIAEAQMISGRSPASIPAEVPRDPLYEINGIGPVYEQKLFAAGITTFAALAEASEAQILDIIQPASWQRIFPNLWIEEARERSRQPDQSQPDQTASSKSAETPAVETTPQAEPPAASPSAKSSSSPTSKFTSSRKKPPSKRGKRR, encoded by the coding sequence GTGCTGCTGGGAATTATGCCTGCTAATGCAGCAGATTTGCAAACTGTGGCTTCAAAACCTGCAACGCTCATTCGCATTGACGGGGCCCGCGATCTGCTGTCGCTGAATCGGGCGCTCAAGCAGCAACTCGAAGCAGAATCGCCCGACCTCACGGTGGAAGTGCAGTCCAATGGAACGGATGCAGGGCTGGCAGCGCTGAAGCGAGGTGAGGTGGATTTGGTGGCAGTGGGGCGATCGCTCACGCCAGACGAACTCGCCCAAGGCTTCAAAACGCTATGGCTGGATCAGGCGCAAATTGCAGTCATCGTGAGCGAGGATAATCCTTTTAAGGGACATCTGACGGTGCAGCAGTTCGAGCAAATCCTGCGCGGTGATATCACCAACTGGACGCAGGTGGGCGGGCCCGATCGCCCGATTCGCCTGATCGATCGCCCACCCACTAGCGAAACGCGGGCGGCCTTGCAGCAGTATGGACTCGTGCCGCCGGATGCGTTGCCAGAGACCGTGAACCGGGTGCTGCTGAAAACCGACGACACGGCCGAGGTCATCGCCAAGCTTGGGAAAGATGGGATTGGCTATGCGATCGCCAGCCAGTTGACCCAGCAGACCAAAGCCCGCGTGGTGAAGCTGGCGGTTCCCCAAGAGGTCTTGCCGATGGATGCGCGGTATCCGCTGGAGCAGGTGGGGGCGATCGCCTATCGACCCGGTTCTCCCGCAGCAGCCGTGGCGCAAAACCTGACCACATCGCCTGATGGGCAAGCGCTGCTGAGCGAGGCAAAACGGGCGATCGCGCTGGAGGCGGGCAAACGCAAAACCGTGGCGATCGCGCCTGGCGAGGTGGTTCCCGGCGGGCGCGGCATTGGCTCTTTGCTGAAGTGGGTGCTGCTGCCGCTGCTGGTGCTGGGCGGGCTGCTGACGCTGGTGCAGGCGGTGCTGGCGCGGCAGGCTCGTCAGCGAAATCAAGCGTTGTCTGCGGCGGAGCAGGCCGTGTCTTTGGGGCGATCGCCAGACTCTACCCCAACTCGCCCAGCGGCGACGGCTGCCAAAACCAGAACCAATAGCGCCCAAGTTCGTATCCCAAACGACACCGCCTGGACTTCCGTATCGGACGCAGTGGTAATTGAGGGGTCAGATGTTGAACTAGAGCCTGAATCAACAGAGGAGCAGAGCGATGATACGGGCGTTCCACAGACTGATGATCAATCGGAAAGCATCGATTCTAAATTTGGCACCGTAGAGCTTCTAGGTTCAGAATCAAATCTCGAACCTGAGAGCGAACTATTCCTGGAATCAAATACTGATACGAAAGCGACAGACATTGACACGGTTGATGCCGAAGCAATTGATGCTGAAGCGATTGATGCCGAAGTGACTCATGAGATAGAGGATAAACCAGAGCCGGAATCTGAAGCCATTACCGAGACGAACGTGGAGCTTCCAGCAGAAAATACGCTGCCCGCAGAGGGCGATCGCCCTTTGCTGGTAGCTGAGCCGGAACGCATGGAGGAACGTGAAAATGAGTCTAATACGCCTGTAGATGAACCCACAGGAGAATTCACGGCAGAGGACGTTCAAACCGCTCTGGTGACTGGACTGGCCCTTTCACAAGCATTGACGGGCGAACCCAAACAGACACCATCGCTCATAGAAACGCTCCGGTCAGAAAAGCAAACATTGGAACTAGAAATCGAGACGCTGCGATCGCGCTTGCAGGATGCCGACACCCGACGATCTGAGCTAGAAGCAGCGTTGGAAACTGCACACGCAGAACAGTCCGACCGCACGGCTGACCTGGATGAACTGCGCCAAACGCTGGCAGGCGTTATTCAAGAAAAAGATAGCTACTGGCAGGCTTTGAGCGGCTTTTATGCGGCGTTTGTGGGCGAATCGCTGAACCCTGGAGAGCGAGTCGATTTCGCCCAGCTTCGTCCCCAGATTGAGCATCGTCAGGCAGATCTGGCGGCATTGCACGATCAGCTTGAAACAAGCCAGCGCGAACGAGAGGCGATCGCCGCCGATCTGGAAGCCGCAAGCGCAGAGCTGCGCCAGGTGAACGCCGAGCGGAATGAACTGACGAATCAGATTGTCTTGCTTCAGCGAGAGCTAGAAGCACAGCGAAATTCAGAAACGGCTGCTGAAGAAGAAACACAGAGTCTTCAAGCTTTGTTGCAGTCAGCGCAAGCAGAGAAGACGGATCTAGACGTGCAGCTAGATAATCTGCGATCGCAGTTTGAACGTATTCAAGCTGAAAGAAATGACGTAGAGGGAGAACTAATATCGCTGCGATCGCGGCTCACAGAACTGGAAGGCTTGGAGACAGAACTGCGAACGGAACTGGAAACCGCGCGATCGCAAACTGAAAACGCTGAAGCAGCCGTTTCTGAAACGGAAAACGCCTTGTTGGCATTGCGCTTAGAGCTTGACGCTGAGAAGGCAACCCGAAGCGAGTTGGACGCAGAAGTGACGCTGCTGCGGGCCAGCGTGGCGGAATCAACCCGTGTTCGGGCAGAAGAGGAAGCCGCGCGGGCAGAACTCTTGTCGGAAGCCAACGCGCTGACAGCCGAGCGGGATGCGCTTGGGGATGAGCTTGCGACCTTTCGCACTCGTGTAGAAGACCTTCAGAGAGAACTGGAGGCAGCACAAGATGCCCATGCAGCAGAGCTTGTGACCCTGAGGGCCCAGTTGGATGCGTTCGTTGAGGAACAAACGGCCGCCCAGCAAGCCACAGCCGCAGACCTGGAAGACCTGCAAGCCCGGTTAAACCATCTCATAGAGGAACGTGATGCGCTGGATTTAGAGCTGGCCACTGTCCGCTCTCAGCTTTCGGATGCCACTGCCGCAGGCGAAACAGGGGCGCAAGAATTAACGGAATTGCGAACTCAATTAGAGGCGATCGCCGCTGAGCGAGAAGCAGTTATCTTACAACTTGCGACGCTGCAAACTCGGTTTGACGAAACCGTGCAGGAGCGCGACGCATTGGCAGCAAACTTGGCTGATCTCAACACCCAGGTAGCAGACAAAACGGCTGCACAGGAAACGCTAGAATCCGAACTGGCGGCTCTGCGAACGCAGTTCGGCAACGTCACGGAAGAACGCGATGAATTCATAACTCAGCTTGATGAGTTGCAAGCCCATCTCGATAAGATTGCTGAACAGCGCTCTGCGTTTGAAGCTGAACTGACTGCACTACGTCCCCAGATGCAGAATCTAACCGCTGAACGGGATGCATTTGAGGCAGAAATTGTACAGCTCCAGGCACAGCTAGACGAAATGACCCAAGAGCGCGATCGCCGTGAAGCCGAGCTATCCACGCTGCACTCTCAGATAAACGACATCACCCTGGAAAAGGATACATTTGAGGCAGAGATCGCTACACTCCGCGCACGGCTGGATGAACTTGAGCAGGAACGCAATACCTTTGAAGCAGATTTAACCGCGCTACAGGTTCAGTTCGATGAGTTTGAAAGCGGACGAGAAGCGCTGGAATCAGAAGTGAACACGCTGCGGACTCAGCTAAAAGAGGTTCGGGATGAGGCACAAGGTGCAAAGGTTGCTCTAGAGTCAGAACTGGGAGTGCTGCGAGAACAACTGGCTCAAGTAACGCAGGAACGAAATGAGTTTGAGGCTGAGCTAGCTTCTGCACAGACACATCAGGAGGAGATTGTTCAAGAACACGATCAGGAACGTCTTGCGCTGCAAGAACGGATTGCCACCTTACAAGAGCATCTCGCGACGGCGAACAGCGATCGCACGACAATTGAAACAGAACTGGTCGCTCTTCGCACACAACTAGAGGATACCGAAGCAGAATGGCGATCGCGCGTCCAGACGCTTGAGGCCGAGTCCGAAACGCTTCGACAGGCGCAGGCAGAAACCCAGGCTCAGCGAGAAGCGCTTCAGGCAGAACGGGATACCCTCACGGCACAGCTTGCTGAGGTGCGCTTGCAGCTAGAGGCTTTGCCGCTGGCGCTGACGGCGGAGACTGGTGCGACAGGGGCTAGGACGACAGGGGCTAGGGTGACAGGGGCGATCGCCCTCTCAGACGCAGACACATCCAGCATCGCCACTGAATCGCCAGATCGCGAAGTTGTTCAGGCAACCGGACAGATTGCCGATATTCGGCGCGACCCGTTGCGCGATATCAACGGCATCGGCCCAATTTATGAACAAAAGCTGTTCAATGCAGGCATCTACACCTTTGCGGATTTGGCAGCGCTCACGCCAGCGCAGGTGCAAGAGATCATTCGTCCGGCCGCGTGGCAGCAGATTTTTCCCGCCCTGTGGATCGAGGAAGCGGCGCGGTTTGCTCAGGGCGTAGACATTCCCGCAGACACCGATCATGACCCGCTGCGCGACATCAATGGCATCGGCCCGGTGTATGAACAGAAGCTATTCGATGGTGGCATTTTCACCTTTGGGGATTTGGCCACTGCAACACCAGAGCAGTTGCAAACCCTGATTCAGCCGGAAAGCTGGCAGCGGTTTGATCCGGAGGCGTGGATTGCCGAAGCGCAGATGATTAGTGGGCGATCGCCCGCCTCCATCCCGGCAGAGGTACCCCGCGACCCGCTGTATGAAATTAATGGCATCGGCCCGGTTTACGAGCAGAAGCTGTTTGCGGCTGGAATTACCACCTTTGCAGCATTGGCGGAAGCCTCTGAGGCACAGATTCTAGACATCATTCAGCCCGCATCCTGGCAGCGCATTTTCCCCAATTTGTGGATTGAGGAAGCACGAGAGCGATCGCGCCAGCCAGACCAGTCCCAGCCAGACCAGACAGCTTCTAGCAAATCCGCTGAAACCCCTGCTGTTGAAACTACTCCCCAGGCAGAGCCGCCAGCCGCTAGCCCGTCTGCGAAGTCCTCTAGCAGCCCTACATCCAAGTTCACGTCATCCCGGAAAAAGCCGCCCAGCAAGCGGGGCAAACGCCGTTAA